In a single window of the Niabella ginsenosidivorans genome:
- a CDS encoding bifunctional aldolase/short-chain dehydrogenase — translation MSVEAKTFKYVSYLWDDAKAAALEGDEVALLIYRSNLLGADLRLTNYGGGNTSCKVMANDPLTNEQKEILYVKGSGGDLGTLKKEGLAALYVDRLRSLKAIYRGIEQEDEMVELFNHCIYDLNSKAPSIDTPLHAFLPFKHIDHLHPDAAIAVAAAKDGKKITAELFGGSIGWVPWQRPGFDLGLQLKQCLDENPGIRGIMLGSHGLFTWGDTAYESYLNTLEVIEKCAEYIEAHIGKNGPVFGGEKVTALSKEERLKKAAALAPVLRGFCSSYVKMVGHFTDDEKVLEFINSNDLDRLAPMGTSCPDHFLRTKISPLVLNLAPDAALDDVTAIREKIAPLFEDYRKMYADYYNACKHPDSPAMRDPNPVIIIYPGVGLFAFSKDKQTARVAAEFYTNAINVMRGAEAISAYTSLPRQEAFNIEYWLLEEAKLQRMPKPRPLSGRIALITGSGGGIGKAIAKKFAAEGACVIINDINAERVEVTRNEFQKQFGKDTAAAVMLDVTSSDSVKAAMDAAVLAFGGVDIIVNNAGISISKSITDHSIEEWDRLYDILVKGQFIVSKQGVAVMRKQEMGGDIINIVSKNAVVSGPNNAGYGSAKAAQAHLSRLLAAELGADKIRVNSVNPDAVIADSNIWAGGWAEGRAKAYGITVEELPAYYAKRTLMNEMILPEDIANACFVFVSGLLNKSTGNVLNVDGGVAAAFLR, via the coding sequence ATGAGTGTTGAAGCAAAAACGTTTAAATATGTAAGCTATTTATGGGATGATGCAAAGGCCGCAGCGCTGGAAGGTGATGAAGTGGCATTGCTGATCTACCGTTCTAATTTGTTAGGGGCCGATTTACGGCTGACCAACTATGGCGGCGGTAATACTTCCTGCAAGGTAATGGCCAATGACCCGCTTACCAATGAGCAAAAGGAGATCCTTTATGTAAAAGGCAGCGGGGGGGATCTGGGCACTTTAAAAAAAGAAGGGCTGGCCGCCTTATATGTAGACCGTTTACGCAGCCTTAAGGCAATTTACCGGGGCATTGAGCAGGAAGATGAGATGGTAGAGCTGTTCAATCATTGTATTTATGACCTTAATTCAAAAGCCCCCTCTATTGATACGCCATTACATGCATTCCTTCCGTTTAAGCATATAGATCATTTGCATCCGGATGCTGCTATTGCTGTTGCTGCTGCAAAGGACGGAAAGAAAATAACAGCAGAGCTGTTTGGCGGATCCATAGGATGGGTGCCCTGGCAAAGACCGGGCTTTGACCTGGGGTTGCAATTGAAGCAATGCCTGGATGAGAACCCCGGCATCCGGGGTATTATGTTGGGGTCGCACGGGTTATTTACATGGGGTGATACTGCTTATGAAAGCTACCTGAATACCCTCGAAGTGATTGAAAAATGCGCTGAATATATTGAAGCGCATATCGGAAAGAACGGACCGGTGTTCGGCGGAGAAAAGGTAACGGCACTTTCAAAAGAAGAGCGGCTGAAAAAAGCAGCGGCGCTGGCTCCCGTATTAAGAGGTTTTTGTTCCTCCTACGTAAAGATGGTAGGCCATTTTACAGATGATGAAAAAGTGCTGGAATTCATTAATTCCAATGACCTGGATCGTTTGGCGCCTATGGGCACTTCCTGCCCTGATCATTTTCTGCGTACCAAGATCAGTCCGCTGGTGCTGAACCTGGCACCGGATGCAGCGCTGGATGATGTAACGGCCATCAGGGAAAAAATAGCACCACTGTTTGAAGACTACCGGAAAATGTATGCAGATTATTATAATGCCTGCAAACACCCGGACAGTCCTGCCATGCGCGATCCCAACCCGGTGATCATTATTTACCCGGGTGTAGGCCTGTTTGCCTTTTCAAAGGATAAGCAAACGGCAAGGGTAGCAGCGGAGTTTTATACCAATGCCATTAATGTAATGCGCGGGGCAGAAGCCATTTCTGCCTATACCTCCCTGCCAAGGCAGGAAGCTTTTAATATTGAATACTGGCTGCTGGAGGAGGCAAAGCTGCAACGCATGCCAAAGCCCAGGCCATTGAGTGGGCGTATAGCGCTCATCACAGGCAGCGGGGGAGGCATAGGAAAAGCCATTGCCAAAAAGTTTGCTGCAGAAGGCGCCTGTGTGATCATTAATGATATTAACGCGGAGCGGGTTGAAGTAACCAGGAACGAATTTCAAAAACAGTTTGGCAAAGATACCGCAGCTGCTGTGATGCTGGATGTAACCAGCAGTGATTCTGTAAAAGCAGCAATGGATGCAGCAGTGCTGGCGTTTGGAGGCGTGGACATCATCGTCAATAATGCAGGTATCAGCATTTCAAAATCTATAACAGACCATTCCATTGAAGAATGGGACCGGCTGTATGACATCCTTGTTAAGGGGCAGTTTATTGTTTCCAAACAAGGTGTTGCTGTTATGCGGAAGCAGGAGATGGGAGGAGATATAATCAATATCGTTTCAAAAAATGCGGTGGTATCAGGGCCTAATAATGCAGGGTATGGTTCTGCAAAGGCCGCACAGGCGCACCTGTCGAGGCTGCTGGCTGCCGAACTTGGAGCCGATAAGATCCGTGTAAACAGCGTGAACCCCGATGCGGTGATCGCCGATTCCAACATCTGGGCCGGTGGCTGGGCAGAAGGACGGGCAAAAGCTTATGGCATAACAGTAGAAGAATTACCTGCCTATTATGCAAAGCGCACGCTCATGAATGAAATGATCCTGCCGGAAGACATTGCCAACGCCTGTTTTGTATTTGTAAGCGGGTTGTTAAATAAGTCGACCGGTAATGTGCTGAATGTGGATGGCGGAGTAGCAGCGGCTTTCCTGAGATAA
- the rhaT gene encoding L-rhamnose/proton symporter RhaT gives MNALLGVFFHFIGGFASGSFYIPYKKVKGWSWESYWLAGGIFSWLIVPPLAAWLTVPGFWEIIKTTEPGTLGYAYLFGLLWGIGGLTYGLGVRYLGVSLGSSIILGLCMVFGALIPALYYQVNPADGKDTIGMLFETGWGRVVMGGLLVCIMGIIVSGKAGMRKEKELTTAATADSEAIPGLENTAAKEADHLSGKDEYKFGLGLLVAIISGILSACFNFGIEAGKPMADAANALWKAAHPGQGEFLFQNNVSYIVILWGGLTTNLIWCLILNARNKTFGDYTNARTPILANIIFCALAGTTWFLQFFFYGMGESKLGNGPSSWILHMAFIILIANVWGLVLKEWKGVSRKTLFTVVCGILIILVSVLLVGYGNSLR, from the coding sequence ATGAATGCATTATTAGGAGTTTTTTTTCATTTTATCGGTGGCTTCGCTTCCGGCAGTTTTTATATTCCTTACAAAAAGGTAAAAGGATGGTCGTGGGAATCTTACTGGCTGGCAGGAGGTATTTTTTCCTGGCTGATCGTTCCGCCCTTAGCCGCCTGGTTAACCGTTCCCGGTTTTTGGGAGATCATTAAAACCACGGAGCCCGGCACACTGGGCTATGCTTATTTGTTTGGACTGCTATGGGGCATTGGCGGACTAACGTATGGTTTGGGCGTGCGCTATCTGGGCGTATCGCTGGGCAGCAGCATCATCCTGGGGCTTTGCATGGTCTTTGGTGCGCTGATCCCCGCCTTGTATTACCAGGTCAATCCGGCTGATGGGAAAGATACAATAGGAATGCTGTTTGAAACCGGTTGGGGCAGGGTGGTGATGGGAGGATTACTGGTCTGTATCATGGGCATCATCGTTTCTGGGAAAGCCGGCATGCGCAAAGAGAAGGAGCTGACAACGGCAGCGACAGCAGATAGTGAAGCGATTCCCGGTCTGGAGAATACCGCAGCCAAAGAAGCTGATCATTTATCCGGTAAAGATGAATATAAGTTTGGATTGGGTTTGCTGGTAGCCATCATTTCAGGCATACTAAGCGCCTGCTTTAATTTTGGTATTGAAGCCGGAAAACCAATGGCGGATGCCGCCAATGCCTTGTGGAAGGCGGCGCATCCTGGTCAGGGTGAGTTCCTTTTCCAGAATAATGTGTCCTATATAGTGATCCTTTGGGGAGGGCTGACCACCAACCTGATCTGGTGCCTGATCCTGAATGCCCGTAATAAAACCTTTGGTGATTATACCAATGCCCGTACGCCCATCCTGGCGAATATTATTTTTTGCGCCCTGGCAGGCACTACCTGGTTCCTGCAGTTCTTTTTCTATGGAATGGGGGAGAGCAAATTAGGAAATGGCCCCAGCTCCTGGATCCTGCATATGGCTTTTATTATATTGATCGCTAATGTATGGGGACTGGTATTAAAAGAGTGGAAAGGGGTGAGCAGGAAAACGTTGTTTACCGTTGTATGTGGAATCCTGATCATTCTGGTGTCCGTATTGCTGGTGGGCTATGGAAATTCATTGAGATAA
- a CDS encoding outer membrane beta-barrel protein has protein sequence MKQNKSFLKLLFLTITISIAGVTMAQVDVGVKAGLNLSSLYIRDENGYKVTGAQLTPGVNAGVTFDIPIGYEAFFQPAALFSMSGAKLTYDADEYMNTGNVSGTEGSGDYTRVNVYNVQVPLNFIFKPQAGAGHFMIGAGPYLAYAAGGTYKSRYKGETTTGDLYFTNDYAKDNNDPNTLLYGRRFDVGGNVLIGYEFANRVSLQLNGQTSFTNLEPRDHSGNNGAVLRNGGFGISVGYRF, from the coding sequence ATGAAACAAAACAAGTCTTTTTTGAAATTGCTTTTTCTAACCATAACCATCAGCATTGCAGGTGTTACTATGGCCCAGGTAGATGTAGGAGTTAAAGCAGGGCTGAATCTTTCCAGCTTGTATATAAGGGATGAAAACGGATATAAAGTTACAGGCGCCCAGTTAACGCCTGGTGTGAATGCGGGCGTTACTTTTGACATTCCTATAGGCTATGAAGCGTTTTTTCAACCGGCTGCATTGTTCAGCATGAGCGGTGCAAAATTAACCTATGATGCAGATGAGTATATGAATACAGGGAATGTATCAGGAACAGAAGGCTCCGGTGATTATACCCGCGTGAATGTTTATAATGTGCAGGTGCCCCTGAATTTTATTTTTAAGCCGCAGGCCGGTGCGGGTCATTTTATGATTGGAGCAGGCCCCTACCTTGCATACGCTGCGGGAGGTACTTACAAAAGCCGCTATAAGGGAGAAACAACCACCGGCGATTTGTATTTTACCAATGACTATGCAAAGGACAACAATGACCCCAATACTCTTTTGTATGGCAGGCGTTTTGATGTAGGGGGTAATGTGCTGATCGGTTACGAATTTGCGAACCGGGTTTCCCTGCAGTTAAACGGACAAACCAGCTTTACGAACCTGGAGCCAAGGGATCATAGTGGTAACAATGGTGCGGTGCTGAGGAATGGAGGCTTTGGCATTTCCGTGGGATATCGTTTTTAA
- the mqo gene encoding malate dehydrogenase (quinone) gives MAKRKEIKTDVVLIGAGIMSATLGAFINELEPGNTIHIFERLGKVAGESSDAWNNAGTGHSALCELNYTPEKEDGTIDTHKALDIIEQFEVSKQFWAYLVKEKQIRDPRVFIRTVPHMSFVRGSKDVKYLRKRHEALQHYKLFRGMQYSEDPALIKKWIPLVIEGRDPKEKIATTYTELGTDVDYGALTKIFIDNMVARGNTQLHLLHEVYDLIRQDDGRWKVKVKNMTTGEKMIVYSRFVFIGAGGGSLALLQDSDIPESKLYGGFPVGGQWLVCNNPAVVKKHKAKVYGQASVGAPPMSVPHLDTRVMGDQTSILFGPFATFSTKFLKEGSNWDLFESIKYWNIFSLMKVGLKNYDLEKYLIQQLRLSFADRIESLRVFYPNAKAKDWKLEDAGQRVQIIYKDPEKGATLQFGTEIVASQDGTIGALLGASPGASTAVSIMLNLLEKCFPDRFHGKWKKKLKTMIPSLGEKLEEDDLLRYKVRTDTSALLQLDWKEPAPGEMPAGKKKD, from the coding sequence GTGGCAAAAAGAAAGGAAATAAAAACAGATGTGGTACTGATTGGTGCGGGAATTATGAGCGCTACGCTGGGCGCTTTTATTAATGAACTGGAACCGGGAAATACCATACATATTTTTGAACGTCTGGGGAAAGTGGCCGGGGAAAGCTCTGATGCCTGGAATAATGCCGGTACCGGTCATTCCGCGCTTTGTGAGCTGAATTATACCCCGGAAAAAGAAGACGGCACTATTGATACGCATAAGGCCCTGGATATTATTGAGCAGTTTGAAGTATCAAAACAATTCTGGGCTTACCTGGTAAAAGAAAAACAGATCCGGGATCCCCGGGTTTTTATCCGCACAGTGCCGCATATGAGTTTTGTACGGGGCAGTAAGGATGTAAAATACCTGCGTAAAAGACACGAGGCGCTGCAGCACTACAAATTGTTCCGGGGAATGCAGTATTCAGAAGACCCTGCCCTGATCAAAAAGTGGATCCCCCTGGTGATAGAAGGGCGCGATCCGAAGGAAAAGATCGCGACTACTTATACGGAGTTGGGAACAGATGTGGATTATGGCGCTCTTACCAAGATTTTTATTGATAATATGGTGGCACGCGGAAATACACAGCTGCACCTGCTGCATGAGGTATACGACCTGATCAGGCAGGATGATGGCAGATGGAAGGTAAAAGTGAAGAACATGACCACCGGGGAGAAAATGATCGTTTACAGCCGCTTTGTATTCATAGGCGCCGGCGGCGGATCACTGGCCCTGCTGCAGGACAGCGATATTCCTGAAAGTAAGCTGTATGGTGGTTTTCCCGTAGGAGGTCAGTGGCTGGTGTGCAATAACCCGGCAGTAGTAAAAAAGCATAAGGCAAAAGTATACGGGCAGGCTTCTGTAGGCGCCCCACCCATGAGCGTGCCGCATTTAGATACCCGTGTGATGGGTGATCAGACATCTATTTTGTTTGGCCCTTTTGCTACGTTCTCTACGAAGTTCCTGAAAGAGGGATCCAACTGGGATCTGTTTGAATCCATCAAATACTGGAATATTTTTTCATTGATGAAGGTAGGGCTAAAGAATTATGATCTTGAAAAATACCTGATACAGCAGCTCCGTCTTTCATTTGCAGACCGTATTGAATCTTTGCGGGTATTTTACCCGAATGCCAAGGCTAAGGACTGGAAGCTGGAGGATGCCGGGCAGCGCGTACAGATCATCTATAAGGACCCTGAAAAAGGCGCCACATTACAATTTGGAACGGAGATCGTTGCCAGCCAGGACGGTACGATTGGTGCTTTGCTGGGCGCATCCCCGGGCGCATCAACGGCAGTGTCCATCATGCTGAACCTGCTGGAAAAATGTTTTCCGGACCGGTTCCATGGCAAATGGAAGAAAAAATTAAAAACAATGATCCCTTCTTTGGGTGAAAAGCTGGAAGAAGACGATCTGCTGCGGTATAAGGTAAGGACTGATACTTCTGCGCTGCTGCAACTGGACTGGAAAGAGCCTGCCCCCGGTGAAATGCCTGCTGGTAAGAAAAAGGATTAA
- a CDS encoding hotdog fold thioesterase: protein MIWKQPVDLGSLNNPPEYMGTFLDIRFTDVTEDSLTATLPVTKKVLQPYGILHGGASVVLAETVGSYASALVIDPDQFMAVGLEINANHLKPVLSGIVKAVCRPLHLGRKTHVWDIRIFNDQDQLTCISRLTVAIISKQQFE from the coding sequence ATGATCTGGAAGCAACCTGTTGATCTCGGAAGCTTAAACAATCCCCCGGAATACATGGGCACTTTTTTAGATATCCGGTTCACGGATGTAACAGAAGATTCGCTTACAGCCACTCTGCCCGTTACCAAAAAGGTACTGCAACCTTATGGCATTTTGCATGGCGGGGCCTCCGTAGTCCTTGCTGAAACGGTGGGCTCCTATGCCAGCGCGCTGGTCATTGACCCGGATCAGTTTATGGCGGTTGGTCTGGAGATCAATGCCAACCATTTAAAACCCGTTTTATCCGGCATTGTAAAAGCAGTTTGCCGCCCGCTGCACCTGGGCAGGAAAACCCATGTATGGGACATCCGGATCTTTAATGACCAGGATCAGCTTACCTGCATCAGCCGGCTGACCGTAGCGATCATTTCCAAACAGCAGTTTGAATAG
- the htpG gene encoding molecular chaperone HtpG: MVQEKGSISIHTENIFPIIKKFLYSDHEIFLRELVSNAVDAIQKAKRLAALGQFNGEIGAPLVEVKVDKAAKTITISDNGIGMTADEIKKYINQIAFSGAEEFMEKFKEAKDASEIIGRFGLGFYSAFMVANKVEIQTLSYQPGAEPAKWTCDGSTEFEISEGSRTTRGTDVILYINDENSEFLEDHRIEGILDKYAKFLPVPVQFGTKTENEPDGEDEEGKPKYKSIEVPNIINTGVPIWTKPPSELTDKDYLDFYRELYPMSEDPLFWIHLNVDYPFHLTGVLYFPKIKNDIELQRNKIKLYSRQVFITDEVKDIVPEFLMLLHGVIDSPDIPLNVSRSFLQSDGNVKKINTYITRKVADKLAELFKNDRKSYEEKWSDIGVFVKYGAISEPKFWERAKDFVLLVNTKKEYYTLTEYREKVAPAQTDKDGNVVYLYTPNAEKQDAYIQAANKKGYDVLLMDSPLDNHFISHLERDLEKVQIKRVDADVLEKLIDKGEEITSNLSEEQTKEIKEIYEKAITKPGMEISVENLSPEAMPVSVTMDEFMRRMKDMAALGGGMSFYGAMPDKYKVAINANHPLATRILAETNEETRKALAQQAFDLALLAQGMLTGADLTSFVERSVQMI, from the coding sequence ATGGTACAAGAAAAAGGCTCTATTTCTATTCATACGGAGAATATTTTTCCGATCATTAAAAAATTCCTCTATTCTGATCATGAGATCTTTCTTCGCGAATTGGTTTCCAACGCAGTAGATGCTATACAGAAAGCAAAGCGCCTGGCAGCGCTGGGCCAGTTCAATGGTGAGATCGGCGCGCCCCTGGTAGAAGTAAAAGTGGATAAAGCCGCAAAAACCATTACCATTTCTGACAATGGGATCGGGATGACGGCCGACGAAATAAAAAAATACATCAACCAGATCGCGTTTTCCGGCGCGGAAGAGTTCATGGAAAAGTTTAAGGAAGCAAAGGATGCATCGGAGATCATTGGTCGCTTTGGCCTGGGCTTTTATTCTGCTTTTATGGTAGCCAACAAAGTGGAAATTCAAACCCTCAGCTACCAGCCAGGGGCAGAACCTGCAAAATGGACCTGCGACGGGAGCACTGAATTTGAGATCAGCGAAGGCAGCCGTACTACCCGTGGAACGGATGTGATCCTGTATATAAATGATGAGAACTCTGAATTCTTAGAGGATCACCGCATTGAAGGCATTTTAGATAAATATGCAAAATTTCTTCCTGTTCCGGTGCAGTTCGGAACAAAAACCGAAAATGAACCGGATGGCGAAGACGAAGAAGGCAAGCCAAAATACAAAAGCATTGAGGTACCCAATATTATCAATACCGGTGTGCCTATCTGGACAAAACCACCCAGCGAATTAACCGATAAAGACTACCTGGACTTTTACAGGGAACTGTACCCGATGAGCGAGGACCCGCTGTTCTGGATCCACCTGAATGTGGACTATCCTTTTCACCTGACCGGTGTTTTATATTTCCCCAAGATCAAGAACGATATTGAGCTGCAGCGTAACAAGATCAAGCTGTACAGCCGCCAGGTGTTTATTACAGACGAGGTAAAGGATATTGTTCCGGAATTCCTGATGTTGCTGCACGGTGTGATTGATTCGCCGGACATTCCGTTGAATGTGTCCCGCTCCTTCCTGCAATCCGACGGGAATGTAAAGAAGATCAACACCTATATTACCAGGAAAGTAGCAGATAAATTAGCAGAGCTGTTTAAAAATGATCGTAAAAGCTACGAGGAAAAGTGGAGCGACATCGGCGTGTTTGTAAAATATGGCGCCATCAGCGAGCCAAAATTCTGGGAACGTGCAAAAGATTTTGTACTGCTGGTCAATACCAAAAAAGAATATTACACATTAACCGAATACAGGGAAAAGGTAGCCCCTGCCCAAACTGACAAGGACGGGAACGTGGTGTACCTGTACACTCCCAATGCAGAAAAACAGGACGCCTATATACAGGCCGCCAATAAGAAGGGCTATGATGTGTTGCTGATGGACAGTCCGCTGGACAATCATTTTATCAGCCATCTTGAAAGAGACCTGGAAAAAGTGCAGATCAAGCGGGTGGATGCGGATGTACTGGAAAAGCTGATCGATAAAGGAGAAGAGATCACCAGCAACCTGTCCGAAGAGCAGACAAAAGAAATAAAGGAGATCTACGAAAAGGCGATTACCAAACCGGGCATGGAAATAAGCGTGGAAAATCTTTCGCCGGAAGCAATGCCTGTTAGTGTAACCATGGATGAGTTTATGCGCCGGATGAAAGATATGGCAGCACTGGGCGGTGGTATGAGTTTTTACGGGGCAATGCCTGATAAATACAAAGTAGCCATTAATGCCAATCACCCGTTGGCTACCAGGATCCTGGCGGAAACCAACGAGGAAACCCGCAAGGCATTAGCCCAACAGGCGTTTGATCTTGCCCTGCTGGCACAGGGCATGCTGACCGGTGCAGACCTGACCTCCTTTGTAGAAAGAAGTGTGCAGATGATCTAG
- a CDS encoding ABC transporter ATP-binding protein, translated as MKRISGKIHQLRSSMNLSKIIALVKASSKNSLYLVVLFILAESAVFFTSLYLLKKLVDIVAHVQQHSEQSYRQILIYVIAAGVAGVVYLMIRSYSAYLVEAQAARVAEYVNEQIHTRAVNLDLSFYESPSYYDTLKRAMDSGAERPSLIITTLIELLKNAASLAAVGAVLILINWMLLPLLALFILPTLFVRLHYSKKLNDWRIAQTPLERKSAYYSTLITTDTAAKEIRAYDLGNYLKNQFVAIRKTLMKEKLAINLKRTRLESFTTAMSNIGVFVCIGFIALKTVSGETSAGDITLFLVAFPQSFTILQNIAAGISLLFQNSIYVNSIFELLELKDRLSEPREQPAPLPQQGKELVLENVSFTYPHAAVPTLKNINLSIPSGRIIAIAGLNGAGKSTLIKLLCRLYDPGSGKVLLNGTDIRNYDAHEFRKMIGVVFQDFNRYSFTAAENIYLGNIQAPFDERRAKEAAEKSGAATFINSFPKQYDTVMGRLFEDGQEVSIGQWQKLALARCFYSDAQFLILDEATSALDAASESGLFDTLREKLDNRTAIVISHRHSSLKHADYIYFLDGGTIVEQGTDQELMALQGAYAKLFTEKDLSTPQ; from the coding sequence TTGAAACGAATTAGCGGAAAGATCCATCAGCTCAGGAGCAGTATGAATCTTTCAAAGATCATTGCTCTTGTAAAGGCCTCTTCAAAGAACAGCCTTTATCTTGTTGTGCTTTTCATTCTGGCTGAATCCGCCGTTTTCTTTACTTCCCTGTACCTGTTAAAAAAGCTGGTCGACATTGTGGCGCATGTTCAGCAGCATTCTGAACAAAGCTACCGGCAGATCCTCATTTATGTAATTGCCGCGGGTGTTGCAGGGGTGGTTTACTTAATGATCCGCTCCTATAGCGCCTATCTGGTTGAGGCACAAGCTGCCAGGGTAGCGGAATACGTAAATGAGCAGATCCATACAAGGGCAGTAAACCTGGATCTGTCGTTTTATGAAAGCCCCTCTTACTATGATACGCTGAAACGTGCTATGGACAGTGGTGCGGAGCGGCCCAGCCTGATCATTACCACCCTGATAGAGCTATTAAAAAACGCAGCCTCACTGGCCGCCGTGGGCGCTGTTCTGATCCTTATTAACTGGATGCTGCTGCCACTGCTTGCACTTTTTATTCTGCCAACGCTTTTTGTGCGCTTACATTATTCAAAAAAGCTGAACGACTGGCGCATAGCGCAAACACCCCTGGAACGAAAATCTGCCTACTACTCCACACTGATCACAACCGATACAGCGGCTAAAGAGATCCGGGCTTATGACCTGGGTAATTATCTCAAAAACCAGTTCGTAGCCATCCGTAAAACCCTGATGAAAGAAAAGCTTGCGATCAATTTAAAACGCACCCGGCTCGAATCATTTACCACGGCTATGTCCAACATCGGTGTTTTTGTCTGCATCGGGTTTATTGCATTAAAAACCGTCAGTGGTGAAACAAGCGCCGGCGACATTACCTTATTCCTTGTGGCGTTTCCCCAATCCTTTACCATACTGCAGAACATTGCCGCCGGCATTTCTCTTTTATTTCAAAACAGCATCTATGTAAACAGCATCTTTGAGCTGCTGGAACTGAAAGACCGGCTCAGCGAGCCCCGGGAGCAGCCAGCCCCGCTGCCGCAACAGGGAAAGGAATTAGTGCTGGAGAATGTATCCTTTACCTATCCGCATGCGGCAGTGCCCACATTAAAAAATATTAACCTCAGCATTCCTTCCGGCAGGATCATTGCGATCGCCGGCCTGAACGGAGCCGGCAAATCCACTCTCATTAAACTGCTTTGCCGCTTGTATGATCCCGGTTCAGGAAAAGTGCTGCTCAACGGAACGGATATACGGAACTATGATGCCCATGAATTCCGCAAAATGATCGGCGTTGTATTCCAGGACTTTAACAGGTACAGCTTTACGGCCGCAGAAAATATATACCTGGGCAATATACAGGCTCCTTTTGATGAAAGGAGAGCTAAGGAAGCGGCAGAGAAATCCGGAGCCGCAACGTTTATCAATTCCTTCCCCAAACAATATGATACAGTAATGGGGCGCCTGTTTGAAGACGGACAGGAAGTGAGCATCGGCCAGTGGCAAAAGCTGGCCCTGGCCAGGTGTTTTTATTCAGATGCCCAGTTTCTCATTCTTGATGAAGCCACCAGTGCGCTGGACGCAGCTTCTGAATCAGGGCTTTTTGACACCCTGAGGGAAAAGCTGGACAACAGAACAGCAATCGTGATCAGTCACCGGCATTCTTCCCTCAAACACGCCGATTACATTTATTTCCTGGACGGTGGTACCATTGTGGAACAGGGTACTGACCAGGAGCTGATGGCCCTGCAGGGCGCTTATGCTAAATTATTTACAGAAAAAGACCTCTCCACTCCACAATGA